GCGGCGTATTTACCGGCAAGATCGGTCAGGGCCAGCCGGGTTTCCTTGCGAACAACGCGCGTCTTTTGCTCGGCGAAGGCCACGTCCGTTGGCAGACCGGTCCGTTCGATTTGTCGGCTTTGTATACACGCGGCACGATCAGCGACACCGAGAATCTCAACCTCACGTTTATCGGCAATCCGACGCCGGTGCCGAAATCTTTCTGGGGTGGTTATGTGCAGGGCGCGTGGCGCGCATGGGAGCATGACGGTTCGGCGATTGCGCCGTTCGTACGTTACGAGGAATACAACACCGCCGCATCGTACGAAGCGATTCCGCTCGGCTTGGGCGTCGATCCGCTTGTGACGTCCAAACTGTGGACCGCGGGCGTGAACTACTGGCTCAATCCGAACGTGGTGTTCAAGGCCGACTACCAGCAGTTCCGCAACGAATCGGATCGCAATCGATTTGATCTCGGCGTCGGCTTCCAGTTCTAATTGCGATTTGTTTGACGGAGTGATTGCATGCAACTGCGTTGGTTGATTCCGCTCGGTGCCGCTGCCGCGTTGCCTGCCTACCACGCGGCTTACGCGGTGCAATACCTGAGTGTCGAGCAGGCGCAGCGTGCGGCGTTTGCGCAGGCCGACGGTTTTGTCGATGTGCCGCTGGCATTGACCGAAGCGCAGCGGCGCGCGCTTGATCAAGGCGAAGCGGCATTGTCGATTTCCGCGCCGAAAATCTGGCAGGCGCGAGCGGGTCAGAAAAACCTCGGCTGGCTGATCGTCGATCAGGTGATCGGCAAGGCCGAGGCGATCAGTTACGCGCTCGCGCTGGATGCTGATGGCAAGATCATCGCGCTTGATGTGCTCGAATATCGCGAGACGCATGGTGCGGAAATTCGCTTGCCGGCGTGGCGCAAACAGTTCCTCGGCAAGACCGCGCAGTATCCGCTGCGGCTCGATAACGATATCCGCAATATCTCTGGCGCTACCTTGTCGTGTCGC
The sequence above is drawn from the Pseudolysobacter antarcticus genome and encodes:
- a CDS encoding FMN-binding protein yields the protein MQLRWLIPLGAAAALPAYHAAYAVQYLSVEQAQRAAFAQADGFVDVPLALTEAQRRALDQGEAALSISAPKIWQARAGQKNLGWLIVDQVIGKAEAISYALALDADGKIIALDVLEYRETHGAEIRLPAWRKQFLGKTAQYPLRLDNDIRNISGATLSCRHLTDGVRRLVQLYAQVLKPTSG